Proteins co-encoded in one Ziziphus jujuba cultivar Dongzao chromosome 9, ASM3175591v1 genomic window:
- the LOC107426391 gene encoding uncharacterized protein LOC107426391 isoform X2 has protein sequence MALSMPRIESEDFNNLFNMTMRGKWEEVVKIYERDPSAHKVRVTKTGGTALHVAVTEDKEEIVSKLVEVISKYDKEALKVPNHSGYTPLHHAASNGSRTMCKCIAEAYPSLVDARTKNTETPLFIAALHGKRGAFFYLHSICSPNSDLRYSYTRRPQDGTTILHAAIDREYFHLAYQIIYLYEDLVDSVNENGLTPLHILATKSSAYKSGSNAGLWKRLIYECIIVKKLKADPSNPQSHESEDREINIVEKSNEQEGSSATDVENPARKDHTGSQSTTPSAERNRISQADYGNFLLGFLLIILGMGSKRIVRSLQELKELKKKHKWSFQVMNELFDRSKIIYKHVHSGADRGELPPLQEEESDLIATVGMVDQGLKTESIVLIAAKNGVSEIVERILNEYPVAIQDRNEERKNILVLAAENRQASVYNLLISKDMLRESIIRKVDRNQNSVLHVAAVYSKDKPWPIPGVAFQMQWEIKWFQFVKASIPPGISLRPNSKNETPEEVFSRTHEDLVNQGREWLIKTSESCSVVAALIAGVGFATSAAIPGGTLGDTGKPVFENAAAFDVFSISSLIALCFSVTALVMFLAILSSRFQEKDFDKDLPGKLLLGLSSLFVSIGAMLVSFCAGHFLMVEDKFKYAAFPVYAITCLPASIFAAAQFPLYFDLVQSTFKNPFDHLHRYK, from the exons ATGGCTCTTTCAATGCCTAGAATTGAGAGCGaagattttaataatttgtttaatatgACAATGAGAGGTAAATGGGAAGAAGTAGTGAAAATATACGAGAGAGATCCAAGCGCTCACAAGGTGAGGGTTACAAAAACAGGTGGGACAGCATTGCATGTGGCGGTGACGGAAGATAAAGAAGAGATCGTTTCAAAACTTGTGGAAGTTATTTCGAAATATGACAAAGAAGCTCTTAAAGTTCCAAACCACAGTGGCTACACTCCTCTTCACCATGCAGCTTCAAACGGGAGTAGAACCATGTGTAAGTGCATCGCCGAGGCTTATCCTTCGCTGGTCGACGCTCGAACGAAAAACACAGAGACACCTCTGTTCATTGCAGCTCTACATGGAAAGAGGGGTGCCTTCTTCTACCTCCATTCCATATGCTCGCCCAACTCCGACCTTCGTTATTCTTATACCAGGAGACCGCAAGATGGTACCACTATTCTGCATGCTGCAATAGATCGGGAGTACTTTC ATTTGGCATACCAAATAATTTACTTATATGAGGATCTTGTTGATTCTGTGAATGAGAACGGATTAACGCCACTCCATATTTTGGCCACTAAATCATCCGCCTACAAAAGTGGTAGTAACGCTGGATTATGGAAGAGACTCATTTATGAAT GTATTATTGTGAAGAAGCTGAAAGCAGATCCATCAAATCCCCAATCCCACGAATCCGAGGACAGAGAGATTAATATCGTTGAAAAAT CGAATGAACAAGAAGGAAGCTCCGCAACTGATGTAGAGAACCCGGCCAGGAAAGACCATACAG GGTCCCAATCAACAACTCCTAGCGCTGAACGGAATCGCATATCTCAGGCTGACTATGGCAACTTCTTGCTGGGATTCTTGCTGATCATTCTTGGAATGG gATCAAAGAGGATAGTAAGATCCCTACAAGAGTTAAAGGAACTGAAAAAGAAGCATAAATGGTCATTTCAAGTCATGAATGAACTCTTCGATCGTTCTAAAATAATATACAAACACGTACATAGTGGAGCTGATAGAGGAGAACTACCACCCCTGCAGGAAGAGGAAAGCGACCTTATTGCAACAG TTGGGATGGTGGATCAAGGCTTAAAAACCGAAAGCATCGTATTAATTGCGGCAAAAAACGGGGTGTCGGAGATAGTTGAGAGAATCTTGAATGAATATCCAGTGGCCATCCAAGATAGGAacgaagaaaggaagaatatactCGTACTGGCAGCTGAGAACAGGCAAGCCAGCGTATATAATCTGTTAATAAGTAAAGACATGCTGAGAGAGAGTATAATTAGGAAAGTGGATAGAAATCAGAATAGCGTATTGCATGTTGCTGCAGTCTATTCAAAAGATAAACCCTGGCCTATTCCTGGTGTTGCTTTTCAAATGCAGTGGGAAATTAAATGGTTTCAg TTTGTGAAAGCCTCTATACCACCTGGTATTTCTCTTCGCCCGAACAGCAAGAACGAAACCCCAGAAGAAGTTTTCTCAAGAACCCACGAGGATCTCGTCAACCAAGGCAGAGAGTGGCTGATAAAGACCTCGGAATCATGCTCCGTGGTGGCCGCCCTCATCGCCGGAGTTGGTTTCGCCACCTCGGCTGCCATCCCAGGAGGTACGCTGGGCGACACCGGCAAACCAGTCTTTGAAAATGCGGCGGCTTTCGATGTCTTCTCCATCTCGTCACTCATCGCCCTCTGCTTCTCAGTCACTGCCTTGGTCATGTTCCTGGCTATCCTCTCGTCGCGATTCCAGGAAAAAGATTTCGATAAAGACCTGCCGGGGAAGCTTTTGCTGGGTTTATCATCGCTTTTCGTGTCCATTGGGGCCATGCTGGTTTCTTTTTGTGCAGGCCACTTTTTGATGGTTGAAGACAAATTCAAATACGCTGCATTTCCTGTGTATGCCATAACATGCCTTCCCGCTTCTATTTTCGCCGCTGCACAGTTTCCACTCTACTTTGATCTTGTACAGTCTACTTTCAAGAATCCCTTTGATCATTTGCATcgatacaaataa
- the LOC107426391 gene encoding uncharacterized protein LOC107426391 isoform X1, with translation MALSMPRIESEDFNNLFNMTMRGKWEEVVKIYERDPSAHKVRVTKTGGTALHVAVTEDKEEIVSKLVEVISKYDKEALKVPNHSGYTPLHHAASNGSRTMCKCIAEAYPSLVDARTKNTETPLFIAALHGKRGAFFYLHSICSPNSDLRYSYTRRPQDGTTILHAAIDREYFHLAYQIIYLYEDLVDSVNENGLTPLHILATKSSAYKSGSNAGLWKRLIYECIIVKKLKADPSNPQSHESEDREINIVEKLFSSANEQEGSSATDVENPARKDHTGSQSTTPSAERNRISQADYGNFLLGFLLIILGMGSKRIVRSLQELKELKKKHKWSFQVMNELFDRSKIIYKHVHSGADRGELPPLQEEESDLIATVGMVDQGLKTESIVLIAAKNGVSEIVERILNEYPVAIQDRNEERKNILVLAAENRQASVYNLLISKDMLRESIIRKVDRNQNSVLHVAAVYSKDKPWPIPGVAFQMQWEIKWFQFVKASIPPGISLRPNSKNETPEEVFSRTHEDLVNQGREWLIKTSESCSVVAALIAGVGFATSAAIPGGTLGDTGKPVFENAAAFDVFSISSLIALCFSVTALVMFLAILSSRFQEKDFDKDLPGKLLLGLSSLFVSIGAMLVSFCAGHFLMVEDKFKYAAFPVYAITCLPASIFAAAQFPLYFDLVQSTFKNPFDHLHRYK, from the exons ATGGCTCTTTCAATGCCTAGAATTGAGAGCGaagattttaataatttgtttaatatgACAATGAGAGGTAAATGGGAAGAAGTAGTGAAAATATACGAGAGAGATCCAAGCGCTCACAAGGTGAGGGTTACAAAAACAGGTGGGACAGCATTGCATGTGGCGGTGACGGAAGATAAAGAAGAGATCGTTTCAAAACTTGTGGAAGTTATTTCGAAATATGACAAAGAAGCTCTTAAAGTTCCAAACCACAGTGGCTACACTCCTCTTCACCATGCAGCTTCAAACGGGAGTAGAACCATGTGTAAGTGCATCGCCGAGGCTTATCCTTCGCTGGTCGACGCTCGAACGAAAAACACAGAGACACCTCTGTTCATTGCAGCTCTACATGGAAAGAGGGGTGCCTTCTTCTACCTCCATTCCATATGCTCGCCCAACTCCGACCTTCGTTATTCTTATACCAGGAGACCGCAAGATGGTACCACTATTCTGCATGCTGCAATAGATCGGGAGTACTTTC ATTTGGCATACCAAATAATTTACTTATATGAGGATCTTGTTGATTCTGTGAATGAGAACGGATTAACGCCACTCCATATTTTGGCCACTAAATCATCCGCCTACAAAAGTGGTAGTAACGCTGGATTATGGAAGAGACTCATTTATGAAT GTATTATTGTGAAGAAGCTGAAAGCAGATCCATCAAATCCCCAATCCCACGAATCCGAGGACAGAGAGATTAATATCGTTGAAAAAT TGTTTTCATCAGCGAATGAACAAGAAGGAAGCTCCGCAACTGATGTAGAGAACCCGGCCAGGAAAGACCATACAG GGTCCCAATCAACAACTCCTAGCGCTGAACGGAATCGCATATCTCAGGCTGACTATGGCAACTTCTTGCTGGGATTCTTGCTGATCATTCTTGGAATGG gATCAAAGAGGATAGTAAGATCCCTACAAGAGTTAAAGGAACTGAAAAAGAAGCATAAATGGTCATTTCAAGTCATGAATGAACTCTTCGATCGTTCTAAAATAATATACAAACACGTACATAGTGGAGCTGATAGAGGAGAACTACCACCCCTGCAGGAAGAGGAAAGCGACCTTATTGCAACAG TTGGGATGGTGGATCAAGGCTTAAAAACCGAAAGCATCGTATTAATTGCGGCAAAAAACGGGGTGTCGGAGATAGTTGAGAGAATCTTGAATGAATATCCAGTGGCCATCCAAGATAGGAacgaagaaaggaagaatatactCGTACTGGCAGCTGAGAACAGGCAAGCCAGCGTATATAATCTGTTAATAAGTAAAGACATGCTGAGAGAGAGTATAATTAGGAAAGTGGATAGAAATCAGAATAGCGTATTGCATGTTGCTGCAGTCTATTCAAAAGATAAACCCTGGCCTATTCCTGGTGTTGCTTTTCAAATGCAGTGGGAAATTAAATGGTTTCAg TTTGTGAAAGCCTCTATACCACCTGGTATTTCTCTTCGCCCGAACAGCAAGAACGAAACCCCAGAAGAAGTTTTCTCAAGAACCCACGAGGATCTCGTCAACCAAGGCAGAGAGTGGCTGATAAAGACCTCGGAATCATGCTCCGTGGTGGCCGCCCTCATCGCCGGAGTTGGTTTCGCCACCTCGGCTGCCATCCCAGGAGGTACGCTGGGCGACACCGGCAAACCAGTCTTTGAAAATGCGGCGGCTTTCGATGTCTTCTCCATCTCGTCACTCATCGCCCTCTGCTTCTCAGTCACTGCCTTGGTCATGTTCCTGGCTATCCTCTCGTCGCGATTCCAGGAAAAAGATTTCGATAAAGACCTGCCGGGGAAGCTTTTGCTGGGTTTATCATCGCTTTTCGTGTCCATTGGGGCCATGCTGGTTTCTTTTTGTGCAGGCCACTTTTTGATGGTTGAAGACAAATTCAAATACGCTGCATTTCCTGTGTATGCCATAACATGCCTTCCCGCTTCTATTTTCGCCGCTGCACAGTTTCCACTCTACTTTGATCTTGTACAGTCTACTTTCAAGAATCCCTTTGATCATTTGCATcgatacaaataa